The nucleotide window GCCGAACGCCACACGCCGCGCTATGGCCTGACGCACCCGGTGGGCAGCGACAACCCGCTGCGCATCGCATTTCATGAATGGATCGGCATCTGGCGCGATTTGCGCCGCGCGCGCAGCGGGCGCGAGGTGTGGGGCTATCTGTTCGCGCCGCCGGGCTGGAGCGCCGACGGCAGCAGCCTGACCACGCAGCAGTTGCGTGCCAGGGCCCGCGCGACGGCCGCGTCCCGCCAGCAGCCGGCCAAGCGCGAAGGGCAGCCGTCATGACACGGGCCGCGCACCGAAGCTGGCATGGCTTGGGCCGTCATCGGCCACGCCCCGCGCTCTACCAGCCCGTCCAAGACCCGAAGGCCACCGCATGACGATCAACCCCACCCGTTCCGCCACCCTTCCCAATCGCGGGCGGCGCAGTCTGCTGGGTCTCGGCCTGGCGTTGCCCGCCTGCGGCGGCGGCGATGACGACAGTGGTCGCCGCGAGCGCGTGCAGCGCGCCGCGCGCGCCTTGCCCCGATACGCCCGCGCCCTGCTGGCGGAAACCGGCGTGTCTGGGCTGGCGCTGGCCGTGGTGCAGGGTGGCCAAACCATCCTGGCAGAAGGCTTCGGCCACCGCCGCGCCGGCAGCGGCGAGGCGGTGGATGCCGACACGGTGTTTCAGCTGGCTTCGGTCTCAAAGTCGATCGGCGCCACGGTGGTGGCGCGTCAGATCGGCGACGGCCGGGTGGCCTGGGATACCCGCATGCAGACCTTGCTGCCCTGGTTTGCGCTCGAAAATGCCGACAGCACGGCGCGCCTGACGCTCGGCGATCTGTACGCGCACCGCAGCGGCCTGCCGGATCACGCGGGCGACAAGCTGGAGGAGGTCGGCTTCGCAGCGCGCCAGGTGCTTGAGCGACTGCGCCTGCTGCCGGTGCAAGCGCTGGGCCGGCGCTACGCCTACACCAACTTCGGCATCACCGCCGGCGCCATGGGCGTGGCGGCCGCGGCCGAGCAAGACTGGGCCGAGTTGAGCGAGCGCAGCCTGTATGCGCCCCTGGGCATGGCGCGCACCTCGTCGCGCCATGCCGACTACGCCGGCCGAGCCAACCGCGCCGCCGGTCATGTGCGCGATGCCGCCGGCCGCTGGGTGCCCGCGCTGGCGCGCAACGCCGACGCCCAATCGCCGGCCGGCGGCGTCAGTTCCTGCGTCACCGATCTGGCGCGCTGGCTGGCGCTGCTGCTGGCCGGTGGGCGCTGGCAAGGCCGGCAGCTGGTGGCGGCCGAGCCGCTGCGCGCGGCGATGTCGCCGCAAGCGCCGGGCGGTGCGTATGGCTACGGCTTCAACATCGGGCAGACGCCCGCCGGGCACCGCCTGATCAGCCATTCGGGCGCGTTCATGCTGGGCGCCGGCACTTGCTTCATGCTTGTGCCGGCGCTGGACGCCGGCGTGGTGGTGCTGACCAACGCGGTGCCGCTGGGCCTGGCCGAGGCGGTGTGCCGCCACTTCATCGAACTGGCCGAAAGCGGCCGCGCCGGCACCGACTGGTGGGCCGCCTATCGCACGGCCCTGGCGCCGCTGATGGCGCCCACCGGCCGCCTGCTGCGCGAGCCCGTCCCCACGCGAGCCGCCCCGCCGCTGCCGCTGGCGCGATACGCTGGACGTTACGCCAACCCCTACTACGGTCGGCTGGACGTGCGCGTGCTGGCAGAGGGTGCCGGCCAAGCGCTGCAGCTGGCCTTGGGCCCGGCGCCGCAGACCTACCGATTGCAGCCGTGGCAGGGCGATGATTTCAGCTTCGTGCCCGCCAACGAAAGCGCGGCGCCCGGCAGCCTTTCGCTGGCCCGGTTTGACTTGGCTGGCGCCAGCGTTTGGCTGGAGTTCTACGACGACGAGGGCTGGGGCCGCTTCACCCGGTGACCTTGTGAGTGCGGGGTTCCCTGGTGTCTTGATTGGCTATCAAATTAATAGCTGCTCGCGCTTGTCCGGAAAGCGCAAAACGCCAATTTTGCATAAAAACCACGGACGCTGAATCGGGGGGCCGGCGCGCGGCGGCCGGCGGCAGGTCGATCCCGTATCATTCACGCGCCGGCCCCGAAGCCGGTTTTTTTGATGCCATGACCGCCCTCCACCCCGACGCCCTGGTCGAACTGCGCGACGTGACCTTTGGGTACGGCGAGCGTCCGGTGCTGCGTGATTTGTCGCTGGCGGTGCCGCGCGGCAAGGTGACGGCGCTCATGGGCGCGTCGGGCGGCGGCAAGACCACGGTGCTGCGGCTGATCGGCGGTCAGTATCGCGCGCAGCGGGGCGAGGTCTTGTTCGACGGCAAGGATGTGGGCGGGATGAACGAGCCGCAGCTCTATGCCATGCGGCGGCGCATGGGCATGCTGTTTCAGTTTGGCGCGCTGTTCACCGACCTCTCGGTGTTCGAGAACGTGGCTTTCCCCCTGCGCGAGCACACCAAGCTGCCCGAGGCGCTGATCCGCGACATCGTGCTGATGAAGTTGAGTGCCGTGGGCCTGCGCGGCGCGCGCGGCTTGATGCCGGCACAGGTGTCGGGCGGCATGGCGCGGCGCGTGGCGCTGGCGCGCGCCATCGCGCTGGATCCCGAGCTGGTGATGTATGACGAGCCGTTTGCCGGGCTCGACCCGATTTCGCTGGGCACCGCCGCCCGGTTGATCCGCAAGCTGAACGATGCGCTGGGCATCACCAGCATCGTGGTGTCGCACGACGTGCAAGAGACCTTCATGATCGCCGACCAGGTGGTCATCTTGGCGGACGGCCAAGTGGCGGCGCAGGGCACGCCTGACGAGGTGCGCGCCAGCGGCAACCCGCTGGTGCGCCAGTTCATCGGCGCCGATGCCGAAGGGCCGGTGCGGTTTCATTACCCCGGGCCCACGGTGGAGCAGGACTTCGGCGTGGAGATTGCCGAATGAGCTGGTGGCGCCCCGCCGATGTCGGATTCGCCGTGCGCGGCGGCCTGGCGGACATGGGCTACGCGGCGCGCTTTTTCGGGCGCCTGGTGCAGCTCGCGGGGCCGACCTTCCGCCGCTTTTCGCTGGTGCGCGACCAGATCCACTTCCTGGGCAATTACTCGCTGGCCATCGTGGCGGTGTCGGGCCTGTTCGTCGGCTTCGTGCTGGCGTTGCAGGGCTACAACATCCTGCAGCGCTACGGTTCGGCCGAGGCGGTGGGGTTGATGGTGGCGTTGTCGCTGCTGCGCGAGCTGGGGCCGGTGGTGACGGCACTGCTGTTCGCCGGCCGCGCTGGCACTTCGCTCACGGCCGAGATCGGGCTGATGAAATCAGGCGAGCAGTTCAGCGCCATGGAGATGATGGCGATCGACCCGATCCGCCGCATCATCGCGCCACGATTTTGGGCTGGCGTGATCGCGATGCCGCTGCTCACGGCGGTGTTCAACGCCGTGGGCGTGCTGGGCGGCTGGGTGGTCAGCGTGCTGATGATCGGCGTCGATCCGGGCGCCTTCTGGAGCCAGATGCAGGGCGGCGTCGATGTCTGGGCCGACCTGGGCAATGGCGTGGTCAAGAGCGTGGTGTTCGGCGTCACCGTGACCTTTGTCGCGCTGCTGCAGGGGTACGTGGCCAAGCCCACCGCCGATGGCGTGGCCCATGCCACCACGCGCACGGTGGTGATGGCATCGCTGATGGTGCTGGGGCTGGACTTCGTGCTGACGGCCTTGATGTTTAGCTTTTAGGGAAATCTCATGGGGCGTTCCAAAAATGATCTCTGGGTCGGCCTGTTCGTGCTGATCGGCGCGGCGGCGCTGGTGTTTCTGGCATTGCAGTCGGCCAATTTGCTGTCGCTCAACTTCCAGCGCGGCTACCGCATCACGGCCAGTTTCGACAACATCGGCGGCCTGAAGCCCAAGGCCGCGGTGCGCAGCGCTGGTGTGGTGGTGGGCCGGGTGGCCGACATCCGCTTCGACGACGAGCGCTACCAGGCCAAAATCGACCTCGACATGGATCCGCGCTTCAAGTTTCCAAAGGACAGCTCGCTCAAGATCCTGACCAGCGGCCTGCTGGGCGAGCAATATATTGGCGTCGAGGCCGGCCCCGCCGAGCAGTATCTGGCCGCTGGCGATAATGTCACCAACACGCAATCGGCCGTGGTGCTGGAAAATCTGATCAGTCAGTTTCTCTACAACAGTGCCGCTGGCAACGCATCCTCTGGCGGGGCTGCCAAAGCGGGGGCGAACGGCGCCAAATAACGGTGCGCCGGGCACGGCGACCGACCAACAAGAGTTTCTGATGAGCATGCACGCTAAGTGGCGCCTGGTGCGCTTGGTGAAGGGCGCCGCGCTGGCTGCTGGCGTGGCGCTGGCGGCCGGCTGCGCCACGGTGCCGGGCAGCGGCGATCCGCGCGACCCCTGGGAAGGCTACAACCGCTCGATGTTCCGTTTCAACGAATCGGTCGACCAGGCGGTGTTCAAACCCGTGGCCACCGCGTACCGCGACGTGTTGCCGCAGCCGGTGCGCACCGGGGTCGGCAACTTCTTCGGCAACCTGGGCGATGTCTGGTCCTTCGTCAACAACGTGCTGCAGGCCAAGCCCGAGGGGGCGATGAGCTCGTTCTGGCGTGTGGTCATCAACTCCACCATGGGACTGGGTGGCGTGCTCGACCCGGCGACCGAAATGCGGCTGCAGCGCCACCGCGAGGACTTTGGTCAGACCCTGGGCCGCTGGGGCGTGCCCAATGGCCCGTATTTCGTGCTGCCGTTGTTCGGGCCGTCCACGCTGCGTGATTCGGTGGCACTGCCGGTCGACTGGTATGGCCAGCCGCATACCCATATCAACGACATCGTGACGCGCAATTCGCTCACCGGCCTGAGCGTGGTGAACACGCGCGCCGGGCTGCTGGCCACCACCGACTTTCTGGAGTCGGCGGCGCTGGACAAATACACCTTTCAGCGCGATGCCTTCCTGCAAAAGCGCCGCAACGAGATCTACGACGGCAATCCGCCGCAGGACGAGGAGCGCTACGATCTGGAGCCGCCTGCCGCCGCGCCCATGGCGCCGGATTCCAAGCCCGCGCGTTAGCGGCGCCACGCCACAGTTTGTAACAGCCTGGGGGAACCACGGCCGCCAGCGGCGTTCCAAGTCATTTCAGGCGCCGCGGGGCGCCGGCGACATCCACAGAAAGAACAAGTCATGACCCTGATCCCACGCCGTACCCTCGTTCAGCTGGCCGCCGGCGTGCTGGGCGCGCTCACGCTCTCCGCCGCGCCCTTCGCGCACGCGCAGGAGGAAGCGCCCAACGCCATGATCGGCCGATTGACCGGCGAGGTGCTGGACACCATCAAGTCCGACAAGGCGCTGCAAGGCGGCGACATCAACCGCATCATGTCGGTCGTGGATGCCAAGATCATGCCCAATGTCAACTTCACGCGCATGACCGCCGCGGCCACTGGCCCGGCCTGGCGCCAGGCCACGGCGCAGCAGCGCCAACGGCTGCAGCAGGAGTTCAAGACTTTGCTGGTGCACACCTATGCCGGCGCGCTGCGGCAGGTGAAGAACCAGACCGTGGACGTGCTGCCGCTGCGCGCGGGCGCCGCGGACAAGGAATTGGTGGTGCGTACCCTGATCCGCGGTCAGGGCGACCCGGTGCAGGTCGACTACCGCATGGAGAAAACGCCCGGCCAGGCGCCCGGCTGGAAGATCTACGACCTGAATGTGGTGGGCGTCTGGCTGGTCGACAACTACCGCCCGCAGTTTGCCCAGCAGATCAATGCTGGCGGCGTGGACGCGCTCATCAAATCGCTGAGCGAGCGCAACGCCACCAACAGCGCTGGCGACAAGAGCTGACCTGCCCCCAACAGTCGCCATGCTGGTGCTGCCCGCCGAACTCACCCACGTGCAGGCGCCGATTTGCCTGAACATGCTGCGCGAGGCCGCGCGCGCCGGCAAGGAGCCGCTGGTGCTGGTCGATGCCACGGCGCTGACGCGCTTTGACTCGTCGGCGCTGGCGGTGCTGCTTGAATGCCGGCGCGAGGTGCTGCACGATGGCCGGCGCTTTGCCGTGCGCGGTCTGGCGCCGCGCCTGCGCGAGCTGGCTGGGCTGTACGGCATCGCCGAACTGCTGCCCGAGCCAGTGGCGGTGCGCGAATAGCACGGGCATCAACAGCCCTGCGCGAGGGATTGGCGAAGGGCGCGAAAAAGACAACATTTCTGGCGCGTGCAGGCGTTTGTAATCCGTCACGGACGTTGCCCCGCGCTCGGAACAAAAGCTCTTGAAATCTTTGCGCCCTTCGCACACCGGCTGTTGGGCTGCTTCATGACCGCGCATCACGGCAAAACCGTAGAATGTCCGGTTGCCCATGCCCGCCCTATCGTTTCAGTCGATTTCCAAGGTCTATCCGGCCTCTGGCAAGAACGGCGCTCCCCCTCTCAAAGCCCTGGATGACGTCAGCTTCGACATCGAAGAAGGCGAATTCTTTGGTCTGCTTGGCCCCAATGGCGCCGGCAAGACCACGCTGATCTCCATCCTGGCGGGCCTCGCGCGTGCCACGGCCGGCGCCGTCAAGGTGCATGGCTTCGACGTGCAAACCGATTTCGTGCAGGCGCGCCGGCACTTGGGCATCGTGCCGCAAGAGCTGGTGTTCGACCCGTTTTTCACCGTGCGCGAGGCGCTGGTGTTCCAGTCCGGTTATTTCGGGCTGCACCACAATGGCCCCTGGATCGACCAGCTGCTGGAAGGCCTGGGCCTGGCCGACAAGGCCAAGGCCAACATGCGCCAGCTCTCGGGCGGCATGAAGCGCCGCGTGCTGGTGGCGCAGGCGCTGGTGCACAAGCCGCCCGTGATCGTGCTGGACGAGCCCACCGCGGGTGTCGACGTCGAGCTGCGCCAGACCCTGTGGCACTTCATCGCCGGGCTGAACCGCCAGGGCCACACCGTGCTGCTGACCACGCATTATCTGGAGGAGGCTGAAGCCCTGTGCAACCGCCTCGCGATGCTCAAGTCCGGCCGGGTGATCGCGCTTGAAAAAACCAGCGTGCTGCTCAGCAACGCCACCGCCAACGTGCTGTACTTCAAGACCGACAGCGCCTTGCCCCCCTCGCTGGCGGGCCTCGCCCGTGTGACGGGCCGCATCGTCGCGCTGCCCGCCAGCGGCCCGGCCGAGATCGAACAGCACCTGGCGCAGCTGCGTCAGGCTGGCGTGAACGCCGAAGACGTCGAGATCCGCAAGGCCGACCTGGAAGACGTGTTCATCGAGCTGATGAGCGGCCCCGTCACCGGCCGCCGCACAGCCACCCTGACCGAGGCCGGCCTGGCCGATGCCGCCACCGCATGAGCACCCAAGCCAACCTTCGCGCCCCCGCCTTGCACGCGCTGCCAGCGCCCAACGACGGCTGGAAGATGCTGCTGAAAAAAGAAGTGCTGCGCTTTTGGCGCGTGGCCTTCCAGACCATCGCGGCGCCGGTGTTGACGGCGGTGCTGTACCTGCTGATCTTCGGCCACGTGCTGAGCGACCGGGTGCAGGTCTATCCGGGCATCGGCTACGTCGCCTTTCTGGTGCCGGGGCTGGTGATGATGGCCACGCTGCAAAACGCCTTCGCCAACTCGGCCTCCAGCCTGGTGCAGAGCAAAATCATGGGCAACCTGGTGTTTTTGCTGCTGACTCCGTTGTCGGCCTGGAACTGGTTCGTGGCCTACGTGGGCGCCGCCATCCTTCGCGGGCTGCTGGTGGGGCTGGGCGTGTACGTGGTGACGCTGCTGTACGCGCCCGCGCGGGCCGAGGCGCCACTGTGGATCGTCGCGTTCGCGCTGCTGGGCGCGGGGCTGATGGCCGTGCTGGGTTTGCTGGCGGGGTTGTGGGCCGACAAGTTCGACCAGATGGCGGTGTTTCAGAACTTCATCGTCATGCCGATGACCTTTCTGGCCGGCGTGTTCTACTCGATCCACTCGCTGCCCGGCATGTGGCAGACGCTGAGCCACTTCAACCCCTTTTTCTACATGATCGATGGGTTTCGCCATGGTTTCTTCGGTGTCAGCGACGTGTCGCCCTGGCTAAGCTTGGCCGTGGCCGGCAGCGCTTTCGTGGCCGTGTCCGCGCTGACACTGCATTTGCTGCGCATCGGGTACAAGCTGCGTGGCTAGAAAGCGGTTCGGCGCTGGGCGTCGAATGCGACAGCCGGATACTCATGAATTGATAGTGACTCACGCTTTTCCTGCAATGATTTCAGGAAAAAAACGTCTGAAAGCGTTTTCTGACGCGCGCAAGCAGCTATTGTTTTGATGAACAAGGTTTCACGCAAGAAATGACCGCAGAGCAACTCAAATCCCTCATCGCCGCCGGAATGCCGTGCGACCACCTGGAAGTGGAGGGCGATGGCCGCCACTGGTTCGCGACCATTGTCTCGCCCGAGTTTGAAGGCAAGCGCCTGATCGCGCGCCACCAGCGCGTGTACGCCACGCTCGGCCAGCGCATGAAAACCGACGAGGTCCACGCGCTGTCGATGAAAACCTTCACGCCCGCCGAATGGGCCGCGCCGCGCTGAATGCTTCTGAATTTATAGCTGTTTGCGCTTGTCCTGAAAGCGCTAGAGCCACTTTTAATGCTTGAACAGACATTGCCATGGACAAACTGCTGATCCGCGGGGGACGATCGCTGCGTGGCGAGGTCACCATCTCCGGCGCCAAGAACGCCGCCCTGCCCGAGATGTGCGCCGCGCTGCTCACGGCCGAGCCGGTCAAGCTCATCAACGTGCCGCGCCTGCACGACGTGCGCACCATGCGCCGCCTGCTCGAGAACATGGGCGTGCAGGTGGGCACCCATGGCGAGCGCGGCGGCATGAGCTTTCTTGCCGCCGAGCCGATCACGCCCGAGGCGCCTTACGAACTGGTCAAGACCATGCGCGCCTCGGTGTTGGCTCTCGGGCCGCTGCTGGCGCGCTTTGGCCGCGCCAAGGTGTCGCTGCCCGGCGGCTGCGCCATCGGTTCGCGGCCGGTTGACCAGCACATCAAGGGTTTGCAGGCGATGGGCGCGCTGATCGACGTCGAGCACGGCTACATGATCGCCCGCCTGCCCGAGGGGCAAACCCGTCTGAAGGGTGCGCGCATCACCACCGACATGGTCACCGTGACAGGCACTGAGAACTTTCTCATGGCCGCCTGCCTGGCCGAGGGTGAAACGGTGCTCGAAAACGCCGCGCAGGAACCCGAGATCACCGATCTGGCCGAGATGCTCATCAAGATGGGAGCCCAGATCGAAGGCCACGGCACCAGCCGCATCCGCATCCAGGGTGTGTCCAGCCTGCACGGCTGCGAGCACGAGGTGGTGGCCGACCGCATCGAGGCCGGCACTTTCCTGTGCGCCGTGGCGGCCACGGGTGGCGACGTGACGCTGCGCCACGCCTGCGCGCACCACCTGGACGCCGTCATCGAGAAGCTGCGCGACGCTGGCGCCGAAGTCGAAGCCATCGGCGGCCCCGACTGCGAAGGCGGTCCCGAGGCCCACGCCATTCATATCCGCAGCCTGGGTGGCCGGGCGCTGAAGGCGCAGGGTTTTCGCACCACCGAATACCCGGGTTTCCCCACCGACATGCAGGCGCAGTTCATGGCGCTCAACTGCGTGGCCACGGGCGCCAGCGTGGTCACCGAAACCATCTTTGAAAACCGCTTCATGCACGTCAATGAGCTGGTGCGTCTGGGTGCCCACATCCAGATCGACGGGCGCACGGCGATGATCGACGGCGTGCAGCAGCTGTCGGGCGCCACCGTGATGGCGACCGACCTGCGGGCTTCGGCCTCGCTGGTGATCGCCGGGCTGGTGGCCGACGGCGAGACGCTGGTCGACCGCATCTACCACCTCGACCGCGGCTACGACCAGATGGAAGAAAAGCTGCGCGGCATCGGGGCGGATATTGAGCGGGTGAAGTAGTTTTTTTGAACGCAAAGAACGCAGAAGCTGCGCAAAAGACGCAAAAAATGCAATGAAAAATGAATTGTTTTTTGCGTCTTTTGCGAAATCTCTGCGACCTTTGCGTTCAAAAGATTTTGGAGTTTTGAATTGATCACCCTCGCCCTCTCCAAAGGCCGCATCTTCGACGAGACCCTGCCGCTGCTCAAAGCTGCGGGCATCGAAGTGCTGGAAGACCCCGAGACCTCGCGCAAGCTCATTCTGCCCACCAACCAGCCTGACGTGCGCGTGGTGCTGGTGCGTGCCTCCGACGTGCCCACCTACGTCGAATACGGCGGCGCCGACCTGGGCGTGACCGGCAAGGACGTGCTGATCGAACACGGCGGCGCCGGCCTTTACCAGCCGCTCGATCTGCACATCGCGCAATGCCACATGGCCGTGGCCGCGCCCACCGATTTCGACTATCAAAAAGCTGTGCGCCAGGGCAGCCGCATCCGGGTGGCGACCAAGTACACCACCATCGCGCGCGGCTTTTTCGCCGAAAAAGGCGTGCACGTCGATCTGATCAAGCTCTACGGCAGCATGGAACTGGCGCCGCTGACCGGCATGGCCGACGCCATTGTCGATCTGGTGAGCACCGGCAAGACGCTGAAAGCCAACAACCTGGCCGAGGTCGAACACATCATGGACATCAGCGCGCGGCTGGTGGTGAATCAGGCGGCGCTGAAGCTCAAGACGGCGCCGATCCGGCGCATCATCGATGCCTTTGCCGGGGCTGTTCAAGTGCCCGAATCCGCATGAGTGCAAACGCCCAAGCGCTGCGCCTGTCCACCACGCAGCCTGACTTCGAAGCCCGCTTCGCCCAACGCCTGCACTGGAGCGCCGAGCAGGACGACGCCATCGAGCAGCGTGTGAAAAGCATCCTGGCCGACGTGCGCACGCGCGGCGACGCGGCGGTGCTGGATTGCACGGCGCGCTTCGACGGCCTGCACGCCGCCAGCATGGCCGCGCTGGAGCTGAAACAAAGCGACTTCAAGACCGCCTTCGACAGCCTGCCGCCCGCGCAGCAACACGCGCTGCAAGAGGCCGCCGCGCGCGTGCGCCGCTACCACGAGTGGCAAAAACGCCAGGGTGGCGAAACGGCCACTTACCGCGATGAAGACGGCACGCTGCTGGGCCAGAAGGTCACGCCGCTCGACCGCGTGGGCATCTACGTGCCCGGCGGCAAGGCCGCCTACCCCAGCAGCCTGATCATGAACGCCGTGCCCGCGCACGTGGCCGGCGTGGGCGAGATCATCATGGTGGTGCCGACGCCGGCGCGTGGCAGCATCGCTGCTGGAGGGTCAAATACGCCCCCCGCGCTTGATGGACAAGCGCAAGCAACTATTGATTCGGTAGCAAAAGGCGAGCGCAACCCGCTGGTGCTGGCCGCCGCCCACGTGGCCGGCGTGACGCGCGCCTTCACCATCGGCGGCGCGCAGGCGGTGGCGGCGCTGGCCTATGGCACGGCCACGATCCCGAAAGTCGACAAAATCACCGGCCCCGGCAACGCCTATGTCGCCAGCGCCAAGAAACACGTGTTCGGCACCGTGGGCATCGACATGATTGCTGGTCCGAGTGAAATTCTGGTGCTGGCCGACGGCAGCACGCCGCCCGATTGGGTGGCGATGGACTTGTTCAGCCAGGCCGAGCACGACGAACTGGCGCAGGCCATCCTGCTGTGCCCCGATGCCGCCTACATCGACGCCGTTCAGGCCGCGATCGACCGCCTGCTGCCCGAGATGCCGCGCGCCGACATCATCGCCAAGAGCCTGAACGGGCGCGGCGCGCTGATCCACACGCGCAGCATGGAAGAGGCGTGCGCGCTGTCCAACCGCATCGCGCCCGAGCACCTGGAAGTCAGCAGCCGCGACCCGCACCGCTGGGAGCCGCTGCTGCGCCACGCCGGCGCCATCTTTCTGGGCGCCTACACCAGCGAATCGCTGGGCGACTACTGCGCCGGCCCCAACCACGTGCTGCCGACCAGCGGCACGGCGCGCTTCTCGTCGCCGCTGTCGGTGTACGACTTTCAAAAGCGCAGCAGCTTGATCGAGGTCAGCGAAGCCGGTGCGCAGAAGCTCGGGCGCATCGCCAGCGTGCTGGCGCATGGCGAAGGCTTGCAGGCGCATGCGCGGGCGGCGGAGATGCGGCTGAAGCCCTGAGGTCAGCCAGCTGCCTGTCAGCAAGGTGGGGGTATGTGTTGCCAGCGCTTGATTGATAAGCGCTGGCGCTGCGCAGTGTGGGGAGTATCTGGCGCTGCCGGGTCAGAATATCCCCAGCGCCATCCCCGCGGCCAACGCCGCGCCCAGATCTTCAGCGCGCTTCAACTCATCGGGCGCAATGCGCTTGGGCGCCAGGATTTCCTCCGGCGTCTGCGCATCGGTGCAGACGATGAGCGGCGGCGCGGCGGCTTTCAGGCGCCAGCCGGTGCAGATGCGCTCGATCTGCCGGGCGGCGCCGCTCCCATCGCTGCCGGCGCAGATCAGCGTGGCGTAGGGGCGGCCTTCGATGCGGCCCAGCACCGGGTAATAACAGCGGTCGAAGAAGTCCTTCATCAACCCGGCGATGGCGGCCAGATTCTCGGGGGCGGCGAACAAGCAGGCGTCGGCGGCCAGCACGTCGTGGGGGCCGGCCCGCGGCGCCGTTAGAACGCGCACTTGCACGCCGGGCGCAGCGTGGCGCGCCCCGCCGGCCGCAGCCTGAACCAGTTGCTGGGTGCCGCCGGTCAGCGAGTGGTAGACGATGAGCAGCTGCTTCATGGCCGCCACGGGGGTGGGGCGCCGTCAGCGCAGCGGACGGGCGCGCTCGACGTTGCGGCGCTGATCCACCCACATCAGCCGGCCCACGTCGAAGCCCGCGGCGCGCGCGGCATCCAGCATGTTGGCGCGGGCAGTGGCGCGGATTTGCGGCGTGCGTGCCAGCAGCCACAGGTAGTCGTGCGTCGGGCCGCTGACCAGCGCATGCTGGTAATCGCCGTCCAGCGCAAACACGATGTAGCTGGCGCGCACGGGCCAGATGAAGCTGACCTGCAGGTGCGCCACATCGCCGTCCTGCACCGGGCGGGCGCTGGCGCGCACTTCGCGCCACCGGCGTGCGCGGGGGTGAAAGCCACGGTTGGTCACCTGCACGCCGCCGCCTGGCAACAGGCGGTAGTCGGCGCTGGTGTCGGTCAGGCCACGCTCGTAGACGTGGTCGATGCGCGCGATCTCGTACCAGCGGCCCAGGTAGCGGGACAGCTGGAACGGCTGCACGGGCGTCACGCCATCGGGCACGCCCAGTTGTTGCGCAAGCCGGTAAAGCGCCAGACCACCGGCGCCGAGCAGGGCGATTGATCTCAATCTCATGACGGCCGTCAGCATAGCCGCCGCGCCGCTGGACGGCTGTAGGTGCAGGCCGCAACATACCCCCGACGGAGGATGGGCGCTGGCCGCGGTGTGCATTCTTAAGGCCAAAACACCCCGTAGCGCTTGAGGGGGAAGTGCGAGCAGCTATCAAAACGGAAGTGATGATGACCAGCGTGCCGGTCTGCCGGATCCCATGGTGGCGGTGACGAGACATGGGGTGAACCTCGGCACCTGGCGGTGAGCCCCAGG belongs to Ottowia testudinis and includes:
- a CDS encoding ABC transporter permease, which gives rise to MSTQANLRAPALHALPAPNDGWKMLLKKEVLRFWRVAFQTIAAPVLTAVLYLLIFGHVLSDRVQVYPGIGYVAFLVPGLVMMATLQNAFANSASSLVQSKIMGNLVFLLLTPLSAWNWFVAYVGAAILRGLLVGLGVYVVTLLYAPARAEAPLWIVAFALLGAGLMAVLGLLAGLWADKFDQMAVFQNFIVMPMTFLAGVFYSIHSLPGMWQTLSHFNPFFYMIDGFRHGFFGVSDVSPWLSLAVAGSAFVAVSALTLHLLRIGYKLRG
- a CDS encoding BolA family protein translates to MTAEQLKSLIAAGMPCDHLEVEGDGRHWFATIVSPEFEGKRLIARHQRVYATLGQRMKTDEVHALSMKTFTPAEWAAPR
- the murA gene encoding UDP-N-acetylglucosamine 1-carboxyvinyltransferase, with protein sequence MDKLLIRGGRSLRGEVTISGAKNAALPEMCAALLTAEPVKLINVPRLHDVRTMRRLLENMGVQVGTHGERGGMSFLAAEPITPEAPYELVKTMRASVLALGPLLARFGRAKVSLPGGCAIGSRPVDQHIKGLQAMGALIDVEHGYMIARLPEGQTRLKGARITTDMVTVTGTENFLMAACLAEGETVLENAAQEPEITDLAEMLIKMGAQIEGHGTSRIRIQGVSSLHGCEHEVVADRIEAGTFLCAVAATGGDVTLRHACAHHLDAVIEKLRDAGAEVEAIGGPDCEGGPEAHAIHIRSLGGRALKAQGFRTTEYPGFPTDMQAQFMALNCVATGASVVTETIFENRFMHVNELVRLGAHIQIDGRTAMIDGVQQLSGATVMATDLRASASLVIAGLVADGETLVDRIYHLDRGYDQMEEKLRGIGADIERVK
- the hisG gene encoding ATP phosphoribosyltransferase, with translation MITLALSKGRIFDETLPLLKAAGIEVLEDPETSRKLILPTNQPDVRVVLVRASDVPTYVEYGGADLGVTGKDVLIEHGGAGLYQPLDLHIAQCHMAVAAPTDFDYQKAVRQGSRIRVATKYTTIARGFFAEKGVHVDLIKLYGSMELAPLTGMADAIVDLVSTGKTLKANNLAEVEHIMDISARLVVNQAALKLKTAPIRRIIDAFAGAVQVPESA
- the hisD gene encoding histidinol dehydrogenase; the encoded protein is MSANAQALRLSTTQPDFEARFAQRLHWSAEQDDAIEQRVKSILADVRTRGDAAVLDCTARFDGLHAASMAALELKQSDFKTAFDSLPPAQQHALQEAAARVRRYHEWQKRQGGETATYRDEDGTLLGQKVTPLDRVGIYVPGGKAAYPSSLIMNAVPAHVAGVGEIIMVVPTPARGSIAAGGSNTPPALDGQAQATIDSVAKGERNPLVLAAAHVAGVTRAFTIGGAQAVAALAYGTATIPKVDKITGPGNAYVASAKKHVFGTVGIDMIAGPSEILVLADGSTPPDWVAMDLFSQAEHDELAQAILLCPDAAYIDAVQAAIDRLLPEMPRADIIAKSLNGRGALIHTRSMEEACALSNRIAPEHLEVSSRDPHRWEPLLRHAGAIFLGAYTSESLGDYCAGPNHVLPTSGTARFSSPLSVYDFQKRSSLIEVSEAGAQKLGRIASVLAHGEGLQAHARAAEMRLKP
- a CDS encoding flavodoxin family protein; translated protein: MKQLLIVYHSLTGGTQQLVQAAAGGARHAAPGVQVRVLTAPRAGPHDVLAADACLFAAPENLAAIAGLMKDFFDRCYYPVLGRIEGRPYATLICAGSDGSGAARQIERICTGWRLKAAAPPLIVCTDAQTPEEILAPKRIAPDELKRAEDLGAALAAGMALGIF
- a CDS encoding lipocalin family protein, which encodes MRLRSIALLGAGGLALYRLAQQLGVPDGVTPVQPFQLSRYLGRWYEIARIDHVYERGLTDTSADYRLLPGGGVQVTNRGFHPRARRWREVRASARPVQDGDVAHLQVSFIWPVRASYIVFALDGDYQHALVSGPTHDYLWLLARTPQIRATARANMLDAARAAGFDVGRLMWVDQRRNVERARPLR